CATTAACAGTGGGAGGTTCTTTCCTTTCCGCTTTCCTTCGTGTGCTGTTTGATAGGCTGGCTTCACCAGAGTTTGTGTATCTGTTTCGGAAAGGAAAGATTGACGAAGAGCTCCTTCAGTAACTCAAGATGAACTTACTAGCAGTTGGAGCGGTGCTTGATGATGCAGAAAACAAGTAAACGAGGAACCAATCCATCAAGGGATGGCTAGATGAGCTTCATGATACAATTAACCAGACAGATGACTTACTTGACGAGATCAACACCGAGGCACTACGAATGAAAGTTGAAGCTGAAGACCAATGCTCACCTTTCAGGTAAATGCTTCTACTTATAGCTCAGCTTTCAGTTACCAGTTCCTTAAGAAGATGATGCCAAAGATAGAAAAAATGATTGTTCTACTAGACTGTTTCATACAACACATTAATCCCATCGGTTTGCAAGTTGTTGAATCAAAAATGCAATCATGTCGAGCGCCTTCAACTTCTTTAGTTGATGAGACCACTGTGTATGGTAGAGATATTGATAAAGAGAAGATAATTGCTATGCTGCTATTTGAGAGCGCAAATGGAGTCAATGTCACTATCATTCCATTAGTTGGCCTTGAAGGAATTGGTAAGACCACTCTTGCTCAATTGGTTTACAATGATAAGAGGGTACAAAACCATTTTTCTCAAAAAGCATGGGTTTACATATCAGAAGATTACAATGCTTCCAGGATAACAAAAGAACTCCTTGGGGAACTCAATATTCCATTTTCTGattcgagtgaaaatttgaatTCCCTTCAAGTGAAGTTACAATTGAGGCATACTCAGAACAagtttcttcttgttttagATGATTATTGGAATCGGGACTACAATGACTGGGATAAATTGAAGGTGCTATTCGTAGGTGGAATGCTAGAAAGTAGGATTATTGTGACAACACGTGATGAGAAAATTGCATTAATGATGAGTTAAAAAGAGTCGATTTATCGTTTGGATTTGATGGTAGAGGAAGATTGTTGGTTCTTACTTAAAAAGCATGCATTTGAAAATAATGATGGAAATCAAagtccaaaacttgaagagATAGCAAAGAAAATTGTGAAGAAGTGTGGAGGGTTGCCTTTGGCTGTGAAAACAGTTGCAGGTCTCCTGCGTtcggaaacaacagctgaagaGTGGGAAGATATTTTAGTAAGTGAACTGTGGACTCAAACAGACCATCAAGATTGCATCTTGCCAGCATTGAAGTTAAGCTATATTCATCTTCCTTCCCATCTAAAAAGGTGCTTTGCCTATTGTGTTGTATTTCATAAAGATTACCACTTTAGCAAAGAGGAAATGATTCATTTATGGCATGCTAATGACCTTTTGAAGTATCCTAGTGATAATAGAGGAATTGAAGAAATAGGTGAAGAATACTTGCGTGAGTTAAGGTTGAGGTCACTATTTGAGCAGTCAACCAACAATTTTTTCTTAATGCATGACCTTGTCAACGATTTGGCTAGATTTGTTTCTCAGAATTAGTATTGTCTCAGGCTGGAAGATCATCATCTGGGGGGGACATGGTACAATAGGTAGAATAAGTACCTTTTCATACCATCTTAGTTTTTATGACACATCATAAATTTCAACTCTTGAGGGAGACCAAGAATTTGAGAACATTTCTACCATTAAATCTAAGTAAATATCACTATCcgcagaaaaaaaaagtaggcCAAAAATTTTTACATGGAATGTTGTCAAAATTCAAGTCCCTAAGGGTTCTGTCTTTGTTTGGCTATGATGTCAGTAAGTTGCCTGACTCAATTAGCAATTTGAAACACCTACGATTTTTGAACCTTTCATCTACATATGTGAAAATTCTACCAGAAAGCATGTGCACCTTGTAAAACCTACAAACCTTGCTGCTGCCAAATTGTAAGAAACTTGAAGAGTTGCCAGTAAACTTGGCATCGTTAATTAACTTGTCTTACCTGGATACTCGTGGAACTCCTTTGAAAAGAATGCCACTACATATGAGTAGATTGAGAAAGCTTCAAGTCTTGACTAATTTTATAATAGGAAAGGATACTGGTTCAATGATTGGGGAGTTGGGCAAATTTCTGAAGCTATGTGATAAGTTCTTGATTTCGAACCTACAAAATGTTTCCACTGGTAGGGACACAACCATGGCAAACATTAAGGGCAAGAAACACCTTGAAGAGTTAACTTTGAAGTGGAATGCTGATACTAATGATTCACAAGTTGCAAAGGATGTGCTTGAAAACCTACAACCTCATTCAAGCATAAAGTATCTTGAGATTGATGGATACTGTGGGACAACGTTTCCAGATTGGCTAGGAAACTCTTTGTTTTGCCATTTGGGATATTTGCGTCTATCTAGCTGCAAATATTGCTTTTGCTTGCCTGCACTTGGGCAGCTAATGGCCTTGCAATCACTTGAAATTGTTGGAATGAGTTGTATTATATCAACCTTGACGGAGGAGTTTTATGGAGACCATGGTTCGCCATATCGGCCGATACCGATACGTATCGGCCGAGTCGTATCTGGAACGGAAGGGACCAGTACGATACTGATCCACGAATCGCGGATATCACCATATCCGCGACGACTCGCTCTGACTCGGCCGATATTGACCGATTCGAATCCGTGATACATGATATATCAGAGTCAACTCGGAGTCGACTccgatattttttaaaattgtgtcttttttagtattttctaattttagtaattttttcaaaatttttgaaaactttaatgTGTTATAATGTTCATATCACCCGATATTCAACCGATATGCCGTGACGGATGTGGAACAACTGAGACCGCGACGCGACCGCGACCCGCGATGGCGAACCATGATGGAGACATCCATGCAACCAAACCATTCCCATCTCTCAAAAAGTTGATAATTAAGAAGATGGCAGAGTGGGAGTACTCGCAGATACCAGAATGTGACGTATTTAGTAATCTTGAAGAGGTTTGCATAATTGATTGTCCCAAACTAATTGGAGAACTTCCCAAACAACTTTCATCACTGCAAAGCCTTGAGATTTCTGGATGTGACAAACTTGTGCTTCCCAATGTTCAATTGAGAATCTTCAATGGAAACAATCAACAACTCTCATCTCTTCGTAAGTTGAAGATTAGGGCTCTAAAGAATTTGAAAGATTTGTACCTGGAGATCAACAGGTTAACCAGTCTTGAGAATTTGGAAATAGATGATTGTGGGTCTCTGTTACCCTTTCCGGTAAGCTGCCTACCTgcctcactaaaatcactcgaATATTATAAATGTTGCAACTTGAACCTGGAGAGTGAAAGCTTGCAGGGTGGATCCCCAGAGTTTTTGAGATTACTTAATTGTGACTCTCTCTCAGTCATCTCGCTTGGTTCATTTCCTATGCCAAAAAGTTTTGACATTGAAGATTGCAATAGTTTTGACATTGTTTCAATTCCATCATGTGGGATTGGGAATCAGAGTAGCAGCAGTGCTATTTTGACATCATTGCAGTCTTTATGTATCCAATACTGCGATGAGCTAGTGTCTTTTCTGAAGGGAGGCTTGCCAGCTCCCAATCTAACGCAGATTATTTTTCGGAATTGCAAGAAGCTCAAGTCATTGCCAGAACTGATGGAATCTCTGCTTCCATCTCTTCGACGTCTGGATTTAGACGGTTGTCCAGAATCGAGTGCTTCCCCGAGGGAGGTTTACCCTTCAGCCTACAATCCCTTCTGATCTATAATTGCAAAAAGCTCATGAGTCACCAGAGAGAGTGGGGCTTGGAGAAACTCCCCTCTCTCACATACTTGAGAATTGGTGGTAAAGATGAAGTAGAGACATTTCCAGAAGAAGACTGGCTGCTGCCTTGCACGCTCCAAATACTCTTATTGTGGGCACATGAGAATCTGAAAATGCTAAACTATTCGGGGTCTTCGACACCTCATCTGTCTCCAAAAGCTCGATATCAGGTACTGCATTCAACTCCAGTTCTTACCAGAAGAGGGATTGCCTGCCTCCCTCACTAAAGTGTGAATTGATGGCTGCCCACTGGTAAAACCAAGGTTAGAATGGGAGAAAGGACAAGACTGGCCTAAGGTTGCACAGATTCCTTACGTAATAGTTGATGGAAAATTAGTCCCTTGACCGAGACGCTAGCAACGTGAGGAGTCCCAAAAGTTACAAGACCTACATCGTTCAAGTATTTGAGCTaccttttttcaaaaataaaagaaacttttattcTCTTTGAATGCTTGCAATCAAGTTCTTTTATATATTAGTTGCCTGTGTTTGATCTTTTGGTATGCTTTCAAACAAGGAATAGTAAAGGCCAAATGGAGGAATGGATTAATGGAACAATATTTGTAGAGCCGGCATGTCCTTGATTCTTGCTTGAACAGGAAGCTAACCAACAGTTCTTGAATTTTTAACCGAAACTTGATTTGGAGAATTGGAGTCGGGACTGAAATGTTAACTGAAGGTTTTGGTTTAGGTTCTTAACAATCTTTTATCTCTATTTTAACCTATAAAAagacaaaatttttattttccaaGGAGCAACCCTGAACCCTGAAGTAGTCTAATCTTATCAGTGTGATATATCTGCCAGGAGAGAAGAATTGCTGTCTCCCAGCCTAAGGACACACATAATCATTTGATCTCAGCTTCAGCCATTGTCAGAAGAGGGGTAGCTATCTTCCTCTTCATGACAGAACTCAAAAACAGCCCTCAGTTGATACTACATTCAGAAAGAAGGACGAAGATGATTGGCACAAGGTAGCTCATATTTTGTGGTTTCCAATGATGTACTCATCTGTGATCAGTGGTGCATTCTCCGTTTAACTGAAGGTAAATCatactttctttttatttttttgatgcaTTAATTTGCCTGTTCGCACATTATGTTTCCCTAACATCAAGATCTGTGCTTTCTCCATGCTACCATTGTAGGGAACTATTAAAAATGTTTTTGAGTATACTACAGTATAATATGATGCAAATATTTCTCAAACTCTGTTAACTCCAATCAGGGAACTGATACTGACCCTTTCTGAATGAGTATGAGTTCCTGATGATATCATTCTACGTTTTCTTCTTTCTGTATTGACTCTATTTTAACTGCTAACCCATAGTTCATTTACTTGCGCTACCTAATCCTTTTACCAATCATGAATTGTGTTGTGATAAGGGCATCCTATAAATATGGTAAGTGTTGAAGTGAACTTTTCTGTTTGAATTTTGCTCTTTTCCAGCCTAGAATTTCTTGGTGCTGTCAATTTCAGAAAGCTCCTGACAAGCCCAAAAGAGTGGCATTTGCTGAAAGCCTGAAACTCCCCCACTCAGGGACTCGGGTATATGTGGAATTGTTGTAGTGGAGTACTTTCCAAACAGGAACTCCCTGCTGAAATGGATGCTTGAATATCTTGATCTGTGGAGGCCAGAGAATCTAAAATGCTAACCTGTTCCGCTCTTTGAGCCCTGTATTCCAGTCACTGCCGGAGAAGGGACTGTCTttaagaatttcaaaaggaTTTTCCTATGAATCCTTTTTATATGAGCAGGGAGTAAAGGAAGAGAGGACTGGTTAATGGAGTAACGGAAAGATTATTAGCGGAGATCTCAGTCATGAATGACACAACATTTTCAATGATGCTGGGTATAATATTCAGGTTGTTGATTTAATTCATGTCCCCTCTTATTACAGTGACATCTATTGTATCAAATAATGTGACTTTTGCTCATTTGTTTCACAATCTAATGAATAGCAGCATTGCTCTAGCTTGCACCTTTTCATGGATTGCTGATTCAAATCGAGTAAAGCCACCAACTCAAAATGGTGAACGCGTTTACTCAATAGATAAGCTGATGGAGAAAGAAAATCTTCATGGGGTATGTATATTTTGTCAGAATACTATTGATTTATTTCATACTAGCTCTGTTTGAAGCACTTGACCTACAGGTGTGCTAACTGACAATCTTTCAGTTAGGCTGTGCAGGTGACACACAATTTACTTTTTAAGGATATTCACTGCTCTCAATTTCAGTCACTGCCAGAAGAAGGGCTACCTACAGGCCACTTCGAGCTAGAAATCAAAAACTGCATATTGCTGAAACCCCAATTTTTTTGAATCAAGGGAAGGCCAATATAGCTCCTACTCTATCAATGTCAATGAAAACCTCATTCCATGATCAGTCACGAGGTATCAATCTTCAAACTTTCAAGTTCTCTGTTAACTGTGTAACATTTATTCCCCAACATTCTGGTTAATTAGAGGTCGGCATGCTTTAAATCCTTAAAAGACACTGCCCATTTAATATATCCTGCACATACTCTGAATTTTACTTATTTCTCTTGCTCAATTTTTATCCTGCCCGGCTAATCTAGAAACTTAGTAGTTACCTGATAATGAATCTGATGAAACAATTAGATCCTTGAACTTTTAATTTCTTAGGCCCTGTCAAACTATGACTTAAGATGAATCCTTGCTTAAAGCAGAGAAAACATATGCTTTCGTTCACTTCATATCTTCATAGTTTTCTATTCTTTTAATCAGGTAAATTAATCCTTGCTAGACACTTTTTTAGACGCATCAAGGACTTCGATTCATCAGCTGTACGTGCTAGCTA
This portion of the Coffea arabica cultivar ET-39 chromosome 2e, Coffea Arabica ET-39 HiFi, whole genome shotgun sequence genome encodes:
- the LOC113728966 gene encoding putative disease resistance protein At3g14460; amino-acid sequence: MANHDGDIHATKPFPSLKKLIIKKMAEWEYSQIPECDVFSNLEEVCIIDCPKLIGELPKQLSSLQSLEISGCDKLVLPNVQLRIFNGNNQQLSSLRKLKIRALKNLKDLYLEINRLTSLENLEIDDCGSLLPFPVSCLPASLKSLEYYKCCNLNLESESLQGGSPEFLRLLNCDSLSVISLGSFPMPKSFDIEDCNSFDIVSIPSCGIGNQSSSSAILTSLQSLCIQYCDELVSFLKGGLPAPNLTQIIFRNCKKLKSLPELMESLLPSLRRLDLDGCPESSASPREVYPSAYNPF